The Nicotiana tomentosiformis chromosome 9, ASM39032v3, whole genome shotgun sequence genome contains the following window.
TTTAACGATGATCTATTCGGATTTTATGGCGACTATAGTTACTACAAAATTTCAGCACTTATCGACTAAAGTTGGCATAAAATTTTTGCTCAAATAGTGTATTTATGTTGAAAAATttattaaaggcaaaatacataaagacACACTTAAAGTTGGCCGAAGATATCTATCTCACACTCCAACTTACCAGGTGACCATATAGACACTTTATGTTTGGTTTTATTGTGTCAAGTAAATACACGTGTCGGACATGTCAACTAGAGTGAGATACAAACGTTGGGTAGCACATTAGTTTACGTTTTTCTTGGTTGTAGCGGCTAAAAAACTTCAAAATTACTATTATACCCTTAATGAATCCCTTTTATATTTATCCCAATTCTCAAACTCCTAAACCTAAATCCCCGTTCTTCCTCGACCTTTTCCTTCTTCTATCTTCCCTCTTTCTCTATTTCGAAGCATTATCAAAAATGGAAGGTACCTTGTATTGTTATTGTGGTAAAGGGTAGAATTGATAATTTCGTGGTCACAAAATAACCCCGGTCGCAGGTATCTTGGATGCCAATATGGTCGAGTAAGTAATTTTTAAAGTTATGTTTTGTGCCTATTTTGTTTCTTCAAAATTGTTTGGCCAAGACTCCATTTTTATGAACTTTTATTAATGTTTTTTATAGGAAGGGTGTAAGTATTTAAGTGGCTTGAAGATGAATTTTCTGAACAAGCTAAGAttgtaatttggggatttttgaagAGGATCAAAAAATACGACGAAGAAAAGGAGAAGATGAGGAGAAAGTACAGAATGTTGTTGGTCATTGTGATACTTGCTTGGATTGTCTGAGAGTTTCTTATGTAATATTTGCTATGTTAGTTGAAATTTAGTTGGTTGAAGGAGCTCTTTTGTGTATTGGCAGTTATGTAAACCAGTAGCTATTTTGAATGTTATAATGTAAGAAACTTAGATGAATACAAGTTGAATCACTTTTGGActaatatttcatcaaaattttGACATAACTAATGTTCTCCCCGACCGCAACTACAAGATACAAATACAAACTGTACAATAAACTCTACCAAGGCAAATACAATCTGTAGAATAAATTGCAAATTTTATTGCTCAAACCAAGGCAATAGTCACAAAATAAAATGTCAAACATACATCTGAAACATTACTTTAATATAAAATAACTAAAACTGCAGCTAGTTGTAGGTTCATGAAAATCAAATTAGACAAAACACTTGAATAAACTGCATAAAGTGAAATCTTCTCTAataagtttttttcttcttcatttgcAAATCTTTTTGTTGTTGAAGTTGGTTTCCAGTAATAGTAGTTTTTTCCTTCCATATCAATCCAGGTGGTTTGAATCCAAGATCAATATTGGTAAGTGATGTATTCTTTAATTGTCTCCCACTGGAGATGACTCTTTCACTTAGTATTTCCGGCTGTAAATTTAGAGTGATatctattaggcaatctattaataACTTATGAAATAGCTATCATATAGAAATGTGAAAGAGCTTACATTAAGAACTTGTCTTCCAGATTCTGTGTCTGTGTAAATGCCAAATCCCAattttcttgttcttttttttcCAACAGCAACAGAAACAGATTTAGTAGCAGCATGAAGAGAAGCAGCAGTAGCAAATCCAGCAGGCGCACTGGAGGCTGTGCTTGTTGAATCAGAACTAGCCCCACTTCCTCTTCCTAAACCAGTGCCCCTTCCTATACCAGTTCCCCTTCCCTTTCCTCTGCCAACTCCTATTCCTAGTCCTCTCCCTCTGCCTCTCCTAGTAGAAGTATTATTTCTAAATTTTGTAGTATCTTGACATAAAGAAGAAGGAACACTAGAATGTTGGGTACTAGGTTGTCTCATTGGCATTGCTTCAGTAGTTATACTAGATTGTTGAGTAGCAAGTTGAATGTTTGGTGTTGATTCAGTTGTTGTTCTTGGTCTTTCGTGAGGCTATATGTAACAAAACAAAGGTTATAAGACAAAGGTTAACAAGTAAGTAGATCAATGAAAATAACAAAGGACATACCCCTGATTTGCACCATTTTTTGTTGTGTCCACTTTGATGGCAGTTAGAACATGTCATCTTGGCTCCTTTCTTTGATGCTTTTCCCCATTTCTTTTTTCTTGGTACATCGTTGTCCCTTCTACTACATCTCTTGGGTCTACCAGGCATTGGTTTAACTTCAGGTGGCTCGACTGGTGGGTTATTTGATTTAGGCCACATCTTCCATATTGGGGATTGGTTGAATGAAGTACTTATAAGTATTGAAGTACGTATCTTTTCTATACCAATGCTCAACATAATCTTCTAGATCTTCCCCAATATGAGAAAATGCACAAACTACATGGGCACAAGGGATACCCCTCAACTGCCACAGTCTGTAACTACATGTTTCCTTAACCATGTCAACAATAAACCTATATTCCCCTTCCTCAATTTCAAAGCCGGTATCATCATTCCACATCACTTTTAATCTCCTACCAACTTGTTTATTCTCTTCTAAAGCAAATCTTGCCATGGGTGAAATGTCAGTGATCCATGTTTCAGCAAATTTGATCATATCCCCCATGTCTATTCATTATATTATGTCTAATGTCTTCAAGTATGCCTAGGACCCACAATCCATGAGTTAAATGTCTCACACATGTTATTTTCAACAACATCACACCTAACAGTTTCACTAAAATAAGACCTACGCCAGTACTCTTTATTATATCTAAGGAGGGATTCACAAATTTTATGCCCAAGTTTATCCAAGTGTTCAAATTCTTCTTTCAATTTTACCTCAAAACTGGCCTTAGCACATCTCCAGAAAGATTTTCTTCTTGCTTCACCTCTCCATGTTTTTTGCCAATTTGCCCAAATATGCCTTGCACACATCCTCCTTTCAGCATTAGGAAGTAATTCTTGAACAATTGGAACAAGACCCTTATAGACATTAAAAAAAAGGAAACAGAATGAAATAAgcaatataaataaaataagcaACAACATAAATGAAATAAGCAACAGAAAGCATGTTTAGTATAGTACCTTTTGCATGTCAGACATTATTGTTAATCCATATCCTAGACCAAGCTCCAAATCATGAATGAGATGACTTAAGAATCAACTCCAAGAATGTTTAGTTTCTTGGTCAATAACTGCCCATGCTATTGGGTTTATTTGTTGATTCTCATTCTTTCCAATATCAACTAAAAGTTCACTTTTGCAAGCCTCCTTCAAGAAACAACCATCCAACCCTATAATCCTCCTACAACCTTCTAACCATCCCTTCTTCAATGCATCAAAACAGACATAAAAATACTTGAACAAACATTTCCCAGGTTGTGTCTCATTATCAATTATGACCCTACAAGAAGTTCCAGGATTTGTACTCTTAATCATATCAGTATAGTCCAGCAACCTTGAAAACTCAAGAGCCCAGTCACCCACGAACTTACTAATAACACTCATCTTTGCCCTATTACACATTGAGATTCCCACCTGCAACCCTaatttttttctaattatttaTTGCAGCTTATACACTCTAGAATCCAATTATTagtatttgaagtcattgttttAAAGTCCACGATACCCTCTATAAGATAGTTTACACACATATTCTTAAAACAAAGCACGCTATCAGAAGATATTCCCTAACGGCTAACAGTAGTAGATGAAATGAGAGAAAGTGATGCTGACAATCAATGCTTTGTTGATCTGTTATTAGTTTATCTTATATAAATTTGATAGCTAAAGAATGGTAGTATAAGATTGCTGAAATATTCAAGAAATTCCATGTAGATCAAGAATCCTTATAACTACTAAAAGAGAATAATAtgttagaaaaataaataatttgtaACGATcagaccggttgttttgagagtattagccctgaactcttatttattactccctctatttcgttctatggttacgtgacttgccggaaggtttgggttttggtttcagagtgaaatgggacacatagccCCTAAATGGAAGCTAAAGTCCTAGGAATTGACCAAAGTTAATTTGTATAAAGACGACTCcacaatggagttttgatggttcctataGCTCCATGggataattttggtcttaggagcgtattcggatATTgcattggaggtccgtaggtcattttagcgtaatttggcaaaagttggaaaattggatgatttttgaaaaatttgagcgggagtggactttttgatatcaggatcggttttcgatttcggaagttgaagtaggttcgtaatataaattatgacttgtgtgcaaaatttgaagtcaatcggacttgatttgataggtttcagcatcagatgtagaagtttgaagttttaaagctcattaggcttgaatcgatgagcaattcatatttttagcgttgtttgatgtgatttaaaggctcgactaagttcgtatgctattttatgacttgttggtatgtttagttgaggtcctgggggcctcagattgatttcgaatggttaacgaatcaagTTGAAGTTTAAAGGATGGTtgaagtgcaccagttctagTGCAATCGTACCTGCGCAAGATTGCCCGCAGGTGCGGGCCCGCAGAAGTGTGAGGCCAAGCACAGAAGCAGAACTGGAGAAGGTgtccagtggtcgcaggtgcgagatgaagtccgcagaagcggagtcgcttctgcagaagaatgagcgcagaagcggaaaggccaGGGAGGCCtgttggtcgcagatgcggacaaggaGCGCATGCGCGGAAGCGCTCCTTGGTTGCAAAAGCGGGAGCACAGATGCGGCTGTCTCTTCGCAGAAGCGCACGCGTGGGTGCTCTTAGGGTGCCGCATAAGCGATATTTTGTGGCCTAAGTAACGGCCACACCTGTGGCTAAGACCTCGTAGAAGCGAAATCACTAAGGCAGAAAAGGACCAATTCCGAGGGTTtaatttcattctccatttttgaaTCTAGAGAGCTCGGAGTGAGGCGAAAtttcgagggtttttcagagaaaatatttgggtaaggattcttgacttgtttttgaCTAATTCCCActaagatatcatttattcttccTTTAATTAAGAACTTGGGTTGTGAAATTTGTGGAAAAAGGTGAAAACATCCCTAGGCCAAATTTTGCGGTTTCGATCaagaattatttatttgattagaGTGATTTTGATATGGGTGAACTCAATATCGAataggtgttcgtattttatgacttttacccgattttgagacgtgggacaAGGTCGactttttgattctttgctaaagttgtAGATTTACTATTTAAAtaagtttcttgtagttgtattcatggtatggaattacttttggctagatttgggccgttcggagtctgaaaatcaagggaaaggcatctttatcgattgattgagcgagatttgaggtaagtgacttgtctaactttgtgtgggggaaatccccttaggatttggaactgttgtaataatttgtgatatgtgagcgtcgtgtacgcaaggtgacgagtgcgtacacaggctaaatgtggaaatttcgGTTCTGGCTGAGTAGTCTTCC
Protein-coding sequences here:
- the LOC117279962 gene encoding uncharacterized protein produces the protein MLSIGIEKIRTSILISTSFNQSPIWKMWPKSNNPPVEPPEVKPMPGRPKRCSRRDNDVPRKKKWGKASKKGAKMTCSNCHQSGHNKKWCKSGPHERPRTTTESTPNIQLATQQSSITTEAMPMRQPSTQHSSVPSSLCQDTTKFRNNTSTRRGRGRGLGIGVGRGKGRGTGIGRGTGLGRGSGASSDSTSTASSAPAGFATAASLHAATKSVSVAVGKKRTRKLGFGIYTDTESGRQVLNPEILSERVISSGRQLKNTSLTNIDLGFKPPGLIWKEKTTITGNQLQQQKDLQMKKKKTY